Proteins from a single region of Sebastes umbrosus isolate fSebUmb1 chromosome 8, fSebUmb1.pri, whole genome shotgun sequence:
- the LOC119492962 gene encoding UDP-glucuronosyltransferase 2A2-like, with amino-acid sequence MYRPILVALVVLLGFSPLVKGGKILVYPVDGSHWINMKVLVEELHSRGHELTVMRSLDSWYIKQESHLYKSITINSSSGFDEEGFGLFVTKMVNMRRHGASLWARISVEYELVEQFYQLNKQLIQMMGEMFENTKLMQSLRDAKYDMVLTDPAIGAGVLLGSRLGLPLVFNVRWTIQGEGHYAIAPSPLSYVPIPGSELTDKMTFPRRIKNLFYFFFTRLQIWYVTEPNYTPFVHRYFGNDVHYMELFQAADIWLMRNDFIFEFPRPTMPNVVYMSGFQCKPSKPLSKELEDFVQSSGEHGVIVMTLGTLVAKLPEDITEGIAAAFAQLPQKVIWRHKGKRPSTLGNNTLLLDWLPQNDLLGHPKTRVFVAHGGTNGIQEAIYHGVPLVGLPLMFDQPDNFFRMEARGVAKVLDIATVNKDNFLEALKEVLYDPTYREKMKTLSNLQRDQPMKPMDRAMFWIEFVIRHKGAAHLRTESYKMSTIQYYSIDVVAFLLAVILLVFTVFIYAVKFLWRRVFSGGKIKKE; translated from the coding sequence ATGTACCGACCAATCTTAGTGGCACTTGTGGTGCTGCTCGGCTTTTCACCCTTGGTAAAAGGAGGGAAGATCTTGGTGTACCCTGTGGATGGAAGCCACTGGATCAACATGAAAGTCCTCGTCGAGGAGCTTCACTCCAGAGGCCACGAACTCACAGTTATGCGGTCATTGGACAGTTGGTACATCAAACAAGAGTCCCATCTCTACAAGTCCATCACGATAAATTCCTCTTCTGGTTTTGATGAGGAAGGCTTTGGGTTGTTTGTAACCAAAATGGTGAACATGCGGCGGCACGGTGCTTCGCTTTGGGCTCGTATATCTGTAGAGTATGAACTGGTGGAACAGTTCTATCAGTTAAATAAACAGCTGATTCAGATGATGGGGGAGATGTTTGAGAATACCAAACTGATGCAGAGCCTCCGTGATGCCAAATATGATATGGTTCTGACGGACCCTGCGATTGGTGCAGGGGTGCTTCTGGGTAGCCGTTTGGGTCTTCCTCTTGTCTTCAACGTGAGGTGGACTATTCAGGGTGAGGGACATTACGCAATCGCACCTTCCCCACTGTCATATGTCCCAATACCTGGGTCCGAACTGACTGACAAGATGACGTTTCCCCGGCGGATCAAGaacttattttactttttcttcacacgtcttcaaatttggtatgtcACAGAACCGAACTACACACCATTTGTCCATCGTTACTTTGGAAATGATGTACATTACATGGAGCTGTTTCAGGCAGCAGACATCTGGCTGATGAGGAACGATTTCATCTTCGAGTTCCCACGACCCACAATGCCAAACGTCGTCTATATGTCAGGATTTCAGTGCAAACCCTCCAAGCCCCTGTCTAAAGAACTAGAGGACTTTGTCCAGAGCTCCGGTGAGCATGGCGTCATCGTTATGACATTGGGAACCCTGGTAGCAAAACTTCCCGAGGACATCACTGAGGGTATTGCCGCCGCTTTCGCCCAACTTCCTCAGAAGGTGATATGGAGGCACAAAGGCAAAAGACCATCCACCCTCGGCAACAACACCTTACTCTTGGACTGGCTGCCTCAAAATGACCTCCTGGGTCACCCAAAGACCAGAGTGTTTGTGGCCCACGGAGGCACCAATGGAATCCAGGAGGCCATCTACCACGGCGTCCCCCTGGTCGGCCTGCCCCTCATGTTCGACCAGCCTGACAACTTCTTCAGGATGGAAGCAAGAGGCGTGGCCAAAGTCCTGGACATTGCAACTGTGAACAAAGACAACTTCCTGGAGGCGCTGAAGGAGGTGCTCTATGACCCAACCTACAGGGAGAAGATGAAGACGCTGTCCAACCTGCAGAGAGACCAGCCCATGAAACCAATGGACCGGGCCATGTTCTGGATCGAGTTTGTCATCAGGCACAAAGGAGCGGCACATCTGAGGACTGAGTCTTACAAGATGTCCACGATCCAGTACTATTCGATTGACGTGGTGGCGTTTCTATTGGCAGTTATTTTGCTAGTATTTACCGTTTTTATTTATGCAGTTAAGTTTTTGTGGCGGAGAGTTTTTTCTGGAGGCAAAATCAAAAAGGAATGA
- the LOC119492961 gene encoding UDP-glucuronosyltransferase 2A1-like, with translation MYRQVLVVLALLLCSSPSVKGGKILVFPFDGSHWVNMKVLVEELHSRGHELTVMRASDSWYIKPESPYYKSIHMDSSGGFDKERFGSFATKLMNMRRQGASLWARTYLEYELVVQFYEMHKKLIQMVEELFENTKLMQSLRDAKYDMVLTDPAHGAGVFLAHRLGLPFVFNVRWTVQGEAHYAIAPCPLSYVPVPASELSDKMTFLQRVKNFLCFIFTRLQIWYVTEPNYTPFVHRYFGNDIYYMELFQAADIWLMRNDFVFEYPRPTMPNVIYMSGFQCKSSKPLSKELEDFVQSSGEHGVIVMTLGTLVEKLPEDISEDIAAAFAQLPQKVIWAQKGKRPSTLGNNTLLLDWLPQNDLLGHPKTRVFVAHGGTNGIQEAIYHGVPLVGLPLMFDQPDNFFRMEARGVAKVLDIATVNKDNFLEALKEVLYDPTYREKMKTLSNLQRDQPMKPMDRAMFWIEFVMRHKGAAHLRTESYKMSTIQYYSIDVVTSLLAVILLVFTVFISAVKFLWRRVFSRGKAKKE, from the coding sequence ATGTACCGACAGGTCTTGGTGGTACTtgcactgctgctctgctcgtCACCCTCGGTAAAAGGAGGGAAGATCTTGGTGTTCCCCTTTGATGGAAGCCACTGGGTCAACATGAAAGTCCTTGTTGAGGAGCTTCACTCCAGAGGCCACGAACTCACGGTGATGCGGGCATCAGACAGCTGGTACATCAAGCCAGAGTCCCCTTACTACAAGTCCATCCATATGGATTCCTCAGGTGGTTTTGATAAAGAACGCTTTGGGTCATTTGCAACCAAACTGATGAACATGCGGCGGCAAGGTGCTTCGCTTTGGGCCCGTACATATCTGGAGTATGAACTGGTGGTACAGTTCTATGAGATGCATAAGAAGCTGATTCAGATGGTGGAGGAGTTATTTGAGAATACCAAACTGATGCAGAGCCTCCGCGATGCCAAATATGATATGGTTCTGACGGACCCTGCACATGGTGCAGGGGTGTTTCTGGCTCACCGTTTGGGTCTTCCGTTTGTCTTCAACGTGAGGTGGACTGTTCAGGGTGAGGCACATTATGCAATCGCACCTTGCCCATTGTCATATGTCCCAGTACCAGCTTCAGAGCTGAGTGACAAGATGACGTTTCTCCAGCGGGTCAAGAACTTTCTTTGCTTTATCTTCACAcgtcttcaaatttggtatgtcACAGAACCAAACTACACACCATTTGTCCATCGTTACTTTGGAAATGATATATATTACATGGAGCTGTTTCAGGCAGCAGACATCTGGCTCATGAGGAACGATTTTGTCTTCGAGTACCCACGACCCACAATGCCAAACGTCATTTACATGTCAGGATTTCAGTGCAAATCCTCCAAGCCCCTGTCTAAAGAACTAGAGGACTTTGTCCAGAGCTCTGGTGAGCATGGCGTCATCGTTATGACATTGGGAACTCTGGTGGAAAAACTTCCTGAGGACATCTCTGAGGACATTGCCGCTGCTTTCGCCCAACTTCCTCAGAAGGTGATCTGGGCGCAAAAAGGCAAAAGACCATCCACCCTCGGCAACAACACCTTACTCTTGGACTGGCTGCCTCAAAATGACCTCCTGGGTCACCCAAAGACCAGAGTGTTTGTGGCCCACGGAGGCACCAATGGAATCCAGGAGGCCATCTACCACGGCGTCCCCCTGGTCGGCCTGCCCCTCATGTTCGACCAGCCTGACAACTTCTTCAGGATGGAAGCAAGAGGCGTGGCCAAAGTCCTGGACATTGCAACTGTGAACAAAGACAACTTCCTGGAGGCGCTGAAGGAGGTGCTCTATGACCCAACCTACAGGGAGAAGATGAAGACGCTGTCCAACCTGCAGAGAGACCAGCCCATGAAACCAATGGACCGGGCCATGTTCTGGATCGAGTTTGTCATGAGGCACAAAGGAGCGGCGCATCTGAGGACAGAGTCTTACAAGATGTCCACGATCCAGTACTATTCAATTGATGTGGTGACGTCTCTGCTGGCAGTTATTTTGCTAgtatttactgtttttatttctgcagtTAAGTTTTTGTGGCGCAGAGTTTTTTCTAGAGGAAAAGCCAAAAAGGAATGA